One part of the Sciurus carolinensis chromosome 4, mSciCar1.2, whole genome shotgun sequence genome encodes these proteins:
- the Il26 gene encoding interleukin-26, whose amino-acid sequence MWVHCMLRSGLLCATLSLAIAKHKPSRPSFIQPCHSRELLSQAVDNFYVKAAWLKATIPEDRVKNIRLLKKKTKKLFMKNCRFQEQLLSFFMEDVFGQLQLQTCKEIDFVEDFHGLRQKLSHCISCAAPAREVTIITRMKRTFYGIGNKGIYKAISELDILLSWIKELLENIQ is encoded by the exons ATGTGGGTGCACTGCATGTTGAGGTCTGGGCTGCTGTGTGCCACTTTGTCTCTTGCCATTGCCAAGCACAAGCCATCTCGACCCTCCTTCATCCAACCTTGTCACTCAAGGGAGTTGCTGTCCCAAGCTGTCGACAACTTCTATGTCAAGGCAGCCTGGCTGAAAGCCACAATTCCA gAAGATCGTGTAAAAAATATAcgattattaaaaaagaaaacaaaaaagctatTTATG AAAAACTGCAGATTTCAGGAACAGCTTCTGTCCTTCTTCATGGAAGATGTTTTTGGTCAACTCCAATTACAAACATGCAAGGAAATAGACTTTGTCGAAGACTTTCATGGCCTTAGGCAGAAATTGAGCCATTGT ATTTCCTGTGCTGCACCAGCTAGAGAGGTGACAATCATTACCAGAATGAAAAGGACATTTTATGGG ATTGGAAACAAAGGAATCTATAAAGCCATCAGTGAACTGGATATTCTTCTGTCCTGGATTAAAGAACTGTTAGAAAACATTCAGTAA